One Labrus mixtus chromosome 22, fLabMix1.1, whole genome shotgun sequence genomic window carries:
- the si:ch211-244b2.4 gene encoding uncharacterized protein si:ch211-244b2.4 isoform X3 encodes MATAFSLSEEENPSDNELDFSEESDSDDNTDEESEPQFNRREPCKFYNRGGCADGKKCQYLHMCKYALKGNCCYGSRCKLNHPRERRASSGARNRSTSTGPKLTDGRFYQWQLNAGNHWLDIKNDHIIEAQYSLPHTKSIKLHNTQYRAVSIDFKRLKVYGKDLRVRRLDDGNTEWIWFCTLGRKWKKYGDKDSKGNPGPVKSSDIENKFQSNPTGSYAFNIGAETFEIKFKDMRQVGQNGKRKVTRRPLYRHNQVAAAVVFLQNIAVSTNPQWQFEGSSGAWYIFKHRQRGTSTECSVSSDDIERKYQQDPTGSMRFNVNAHSYELDFQAMTQTSLQNRSSRNIRRVLV; translated from the exons ATGGCGACAGCTTTTT CTCTCTCAGAAGAGGAGAACCCCTCTGACAATGAGTTGGATTTCAGCGAGGAGTCTGACAGTGACGATAACACAGATGAAGAGTCTGAGCCTCAG ttCAATAGGCGTGAGCCCTGCAAGTTCTACAACAGGGGGGGCTGTGCGGATGGTAAAAAGTGCCAATACTTGCACATGTGCAAATACGCCCTGAAAGGAAACTGTTGCTACGGCTCCAGATGTAAACTGAACCACcccagagagaggagggcgtCCTCTGGAGCGAGAAACCGCTCAACATCTACAG GGCCTAAGCTTACTGACGGCCGGTTCTACCAGTGGCAGCTGAATGCTGGAAATCACTGGTTGGACATTAAAAATGATCACATTATCGAGGCGCAGTACTCTCTACCCCACACCAAAAGCATTAAACTCCACAACACACAATACag GGCAGTGAGTATAGATTTTAAAAGACTGAAGGTGTATGGAAAGGATCTGAGAGTGAGACGTCTGGATGATGGAAACACCGAGTGGATCTGGTTCTGCACCTTGGGTCGTAAGTGGAAGAAGTATGGAGACAAG gatTCAAAGGGAAACCCCGGTCCTGTGAAGAGCTCCGACATCGAGAATAAGTTCCAGAGTAACCCAACCGGCTCTTACGCATTCAACATTGGTGCTGAGACTTTTGAGATCAAATTTAAAG ACATGCGACAGGTGGGTCAAAATGGAAAGAGGAAAGTTACTCGCCGACCGCTGTATCGACACAACCAAGTGGCTGCAGCAGT AGTTTTTCTCCAGAACATTGCTGTGAGCACCAATCCACAATGGCAGTTTGAGGGAAGCAGTGGAGCATggtacattttcaaacacagg CAGAGGGGCACTTCAACTGAGTGCTCAGTATCCAGCGATGACATTGAGAGGAAGTACCAGCAGGACCCCACCGGCAGCATGCGCTTCAATGTGAACGCTCACTCCTACGAGCTGGACTTCCAAG cAATGACCCAAACCAGCCTCCAGAACAGAAGTTCACGCAACATCAGACGTGTGCTTGTATGA
- the si:ch211-244b2.4 gene encoding uncharacterized protein si:ch211-244b2.4 isoform X4 has translation MATAFSLSEEENPSDNELDFSEESDSDDNTDEESEPQFNRREPCKFYNRGGCADGKKCQYLHMCKYALKGNCCYGSRCKLNHPRERRASSGARNRSTSTGPKLTDGRFYQWQLNAGNHWLDIKNDHIIEAQYSLPHTKSIKLHNTQYRAVSIDFKRLKVYGKDLRVRRLDDGNTEWIWFCTLGRKWKKYGDKDSKGNPGPVKSSDIENKFQSNPTGSYAFNIGAETFEIKFKDMRQVGQNGKRKVTRRPLYRHNQVAAAVVFLQNIAVSTNPQWQFEGSSGAWYIFKHRRGTSTECSVSSDDIERKYQQDPTGSMRFNVNAHSYELDFQAMTQTSLQNRSSRNIRRVLV, from the exons ATGGCGACAGCTTTTT CTCTCTCAGAAGAGGAGAACCCCTCTGACAATGAGTTGGATTTCAGCGAGGAGTCTGACAGTGACGATAACACAGATGAAGAGTCTGAGCCTCAG ttCAATAGGCGTGAGCCCTGCAAGTTCTACAACAGGGGGGGCTGTGCGGATGGTAAAAAGTGCCAATACTTGCACATGTGCAAATACGCCCTGAAAGGAAACTGTTGCTACGGCTCCAGATGTAAACTGAACCACcccagagagaggagggcgtCCTCTGGAGCGAGAAACCGCTCAACATCTACAG GGCCTAAGCTTACTGACGGCCGGTTCTACCAGTGGCAGCTGAATGCTGGAAATCACTGGTTGGACATTAAAAATGATCACATTATCGAGGCGCAGTACTCTCTACCCCACACCAAAAGCATTAAACTCCACAACACACAATACag GGCAGTGAGTATAGATTTTAAAAGACTGAAGGTGTATGGAAAGGATCTGAGAGTGAGACGTCTGGATGATGGAAACACCGAGTGGATCTGGTTCTGCACCTTGGGTCGTAAGTGGAAGAAGTATGGAGACAAG gatTCAAAGGGAAACCCCGGTCCTGTGAAGAGCTCCGACATCGAGAATAAGTTCCAGAGTAACCCAACCGGCTCTTACGCATTCAACATTGGTGCTGAGACTTTTGAGATCAAATTTAAAG ACATGCGACAGGTGGGTCAAAATGGAAAGAGGAAAGTTACTCGCCGACCGCTGTATCGACACAACCAAGTGGCTGCAGCAGT AGTTTTTCTCCAGAACATTGCTGTGAGCACCAATCCACAATGGCAGTTTGAGGGAAGCAGTGGAGCATggtacattttcaaacacagg AGGGGCACTTCAACTGAGTGCTCAGTATCCAGCGATGACATTGAGAGGAAGTACCAGCAGGACCCCACCGGCAGCATGCGCTTCAATGTGAACGCTCACTCCTACGAGCTGGACTTCCAAG cAATGACCCAAACCAGCCTCCAGAACAGAAGTTCACGCAACATCAGACGTGTGCTTGTATGA
- the si:ch211-244b2.4 gene encoding uncharacterized protein si:ch211-244b2.4 isoform X2, with protein MATAFSLSEEENPSDNELDFSEESDSDDNTDEESEPQFNRREPCKFYNRGGCADGKKCQYLHMCKYALKGNCCYGSRCKLNHPRERRASSGARNRSTSTGPKLTDGRFYQWQLNAGNHWLDIKNDHIIEAQYSLPHTKSIKLHNTQYRAVSIDFKRLKVYGKDLRVRRLDDGNTEWIWFCTLGRKWKKYGDKDSKGNPGPVKSSDIENKFQSNPTGSYAFNIGAETFEIKFKDMRQVGQNGKRKVTRRPLYRHNQVAAAVNKCTRLLLNCLVDAQANYKQKKEKTARGSNGPTGPDNTSVSSPEKTKDQRILRECSCGWSKVTTYLGLRVHQGKAKCGGNDQLVFLQNIAVSTNPQWQFEGSSGAWYIFKHRRGTSTECSVSSDDIERKYQQDPTGSMRFNVNAHSYELDFQAMTQTSLQNRSSRNIRRVLV; from the exons ATGGCGACAGCTTTTT CTCTCTCAGAAGAGGAGAACCCCTCTGACAATGAGTTGGATTTCAGCGAGGAGTCTGACAGTGACGATAACACAGATGAAGAGTCTGAGCCTCAG ttCAATAGGCGTGAGCCCTGCAAGTTCTACAACAGGGGGGGCTGTGCGGATGGTAAAAAGTGCCAATACTTGCACATGTGCAAATACGCCCTGAAAGGAAACTGTTGCTACGGCTCCAGATGTAAACTGAACCACcccagagagaggagggcgtCCTCTGGAGCGAGAAACCGCTCAACATCTACAG GGCCTAAGCTTACTGACGGCCGGTTCTACCAGTGGCAGCTGAATGCTGGAAATCACTGGTTGGACATTAAAAATGATCACATTATCGAGGCGCAGTACTCTCTACCCCACACCAAAAGCATTAAACTCCACAACACACAATACag GGCAGTGAGTATAGATTTTAAAAGACTGAAGGTGTATGGAAAGGATCTGAGAGTGAGACGTCTGGATGATGGAAACACCGAGTGGATCTGGTTCTGCACCTTGGGTCGTAAGTGGAAGAAGTATGGAGACAAG gatTCAAAGGGAAACCCCGGTCCTGTGAAGAGCTCCGACATCGAGAATAAGTTCCAGAGTAACCCAACCGGCTCTTACGCATTCAACATTGGTGCTGAGACTTTTGAGATCAAATTTAAAG ACATGCGACAGGTGGGTCAAAATGGAAAGAGGAAAGTTACTCGCCGACCGCTGTATCGACACAACCAAGTGGCTGCAGCAGT GAATAAATGTACCAGGCTACTTTTAAACTGCCTCGTGGACGCCCAAGCTAACTACaagcagaaaaaggagaaaacagccCGAGGGTCCAACGGACCAACCGGGCCGGACAACACATCAGTGAGCAGCCCTGAAAAGACAAAGGACCAAAGGATCCTGAGAGAATGCAGCTGTGGGTGGTCCAAAGTAACAACTTACCTGGGACTGCGTGTCCACCAGGGGAAGGCAAAGTGTGGCGGCAACGATCAGCT AGTTTTTCTCCAGAACATTGCTGTGAGCACCAATCCACAATGGCAGTTTGAGGGAAGCAGTGGAGCATggtacattttcaaacacagg AGGGGCACTTCAACTGAGTGCTCAGTATCCAGCGATGACATTGAGAGGAAGTACCAGCAGGACCCCACCGGCAGCATGCGCTTCAATGTGAACGCTCACTCCTACGAGCTGGACTTCCAAG cAATGACCCAAACCAGCCTCCAGAACAGAAGTTCACGCAACATCAGACGTGTGCTTGTATGA
- the si:ch211-244b2.4 gene encoding uncharacterized protein si:ch211-244b2.4 isoform X1, which produces MATAFSLSEEENPSDNELDFSEESDSDDNTDEESEPQFNRREPCKFYNRGGCADGKKCQYLHMCKYALKGNCCYGSRCKLNHPRERRASSGARNRSTSTGPKLTDGRFYQWQLNAGNHWLDIKNDHIIEAQYSLPHTKSIKLHNTQYRAVSIDFKRLKVYGKDLRVRRLDDGNTEWIWFCTLGRKWKKYGDKDSKGNPGPVKSSDIENKFQSNPTGSYAFNIGAETFEIKFKDMRQVGQNGKRKVTRRPLYRHNQVAAAVNKCTRLLLNCLVDAQANYKQKKEKTARGSNGPTGPDNTSVSSPEKTKDQRILRECSCGWSKVTTYLGLRVHQGKAKCGGNDQLVFLQNIAVSTNPQWQFEGSSGAWYIFKHRQRGTSTECSVSSDDIERKYQQDPTGSMRFNVNAHSYELDFQAMTQTSLQNRSSRNIRRVLV; this is translated from the exons ATGGCGACAGCTTTTT CTCTCTCAGAAGAGGAGAACCCCTCTGACAATGAGTTGGATTTCAGCGAGGAGTCTGACAGTGACGATAACACAGATGAAGAGTCTGAGCCTCAG ttCAATAGGCGTGAGCCCTGCAAGTTCTACAACAGGGGGGGCTGTGCGGATGGTAAAAAGTGCCAATACTTGCACATGTGCAAATACGCCCTGAAAGGAAACTGTTGCTACGGCTCCAGATGTAAACTGAACCACcccagagagaggagggcgtCCTCTGGAGCGAGAAACCGCTCAACATCTACAG GGCCTAAGCTTACTGACGGCCGGTTCTACCAGTGGCAGCTGAATGCTGGAAATCACTGGTTGGACATTAAAAATGATCACATTATCGAGGCGCAGTACTCTCTACCCCACACCAAAAGCATTAAACTCCACAACACACAATACag GGCAGTGAGTATAGATTTTAAAAGACTGAAGGTGTATGGAAAGGATCTGAGAGTGAGACGTCTGGATGATGGAAACACCGAGTGGATCTGGTTCTGCACCTTGGGTCGTAAGTGGAAGAAGTATGGAGACAAG gatTCAAAGGGAAACCCCGGTCCTGTGAAGAGCTCCGACATCGAGAATAAGTTCCAGAGTAACCCAACCGGCTCTTACGCATTCAACATTGGTGCTGAGACTTTTGAGATCAAATTTAAAG ACATGCGACAGGTGGGTCAAAATGGAAAGAGGAAAGTTACTCGCCGACCGCTGTATCGACACAACCAAGTGGCTGCAGCAGT GAATAAATGTACCAGGCTACTTTTAAACTGCCTCGTGGACGCCCAAGCTAACTACaagcagaaaaaggagaaaacagccCGAGGGTCCAACGGACCAACCGGGCCGGACAACACATCAGTGAGCAGCCCTGAAAAGACAAAGGACCAAAGGATCCTGAGAGAATGCAGCTGTGGGTGGTCCAAAGTAACAACTTACCTGGGACTGCGTGTCCACCAGGGGAAGGCAAAGTGTGGCGGCAACGATCAGCT AGTTTTTCTCCAGAACATTGCTGTGAGCACCAATCCACAATGGCAGTTTGAGGGAAGCAGTGGAGCATggtacattttcaaacacagg CAGAGGGGCACTTCAACTGAGTGCTCAGTATCCAGCGATGACATTGAGAGGAAGTACCAGCAGGACCCCACCGGCAGCATGCGCTTCAATGTGAACGCTCACTCCTACGAGCTGGACTTCCAAG cAATGACCCAAACCAGCCTCCAGAACAGAAGTTCACGCAACATCAGACGTGTGCTTGTATGA
- the si:dkeyp-38g8.5 gene encoding uncharacterized protein si:dkeyp-38g8.5 isoform X1: MEFQDHAYTSTTYDQVSVSDFTYKMNSKETEDFVKLRVSNKYLFSGKRNTSMWAWRAILKHMNLQHKMTHSQASKKWENLKKKYKLLKNPPDGVRLFPESWPHYKLMDDAMEGRLEGNAPILKAFPVDKNNKDFLTANPNPRKRKLSMVLNSSTASLVGGPEIEVSLNGDEDGEEDVAHEGSQEMDRIIQEVDNERDMMDSERLLMEREKEVMERERMVLQRERAVLDREIAAVDRERAALERERATVEREKALLEREKASLERDRAAVSRDRLALGREKARLERLFVPKERTGDVTEDGSKTNDSDNIDRKERFLNSFEKLIENF; encoded by the exons ATGGAATTTCAGGATCACGCTTACACGAGCACCACTTATGATCAAGTCAGTGTCTCCGACTTCACGTATAAAA TGAATTCAAAAGAAACTGAAGACTTTGTGAAGCTGAGGGTTTCAAATAAATACCTCTTCTCTGGAAAAAGAAATACTTCCATGTGGGCCTGGAG gGCCATCCTAAAACACATGAACTTGCAGCACAAGATGACCCACAGCCAGGCATCCAAAAAATGGGAAAAcctgaaaaagaaatacaag CTCCTAAAGAACCCTCCGGATGGGGTCAGATTGTTCCCTGAAAGTTGGCCTCATTACAAACTGATGGACGACGCCATGGAGGGTCGATTGGAAGGCAACGCCCCCATCCTCAAGGCCTTCCCcgttgacaaaaacaacaaggatTTTTTGACAGCGAACCCCAACCCCAGAAAGAGGAAGCTTTCAATGGTTTTGAACTCCTCTACGGCTTCTTTGGTGGGCGGGCCCGAGATTGAGGTTTCCCTGAATGGAGACGAGGACGGGGAGGAGGACGTGGCGCACGAGGGAAGCCAGGAAATGGATCGCATCATCCAAGAGGTGGACAATGAGAGGGACATGATGGACAGCGAGAGGCTGCTGATGGAAAGGGAGAAAGAGGTGATGGAGAGGGAACGGATGGTGCTGCAGAGGGAGAGGGCCGTGTTGGATCGGGAGATTGCTGCTGTGGACCGAGAAAGAGCCgcgctggagagagagagggcgacaGTTGAGAGAGAAAAGGCGCTGTTGGAAAGGGAGAAGGCGTCGTTGGAGAGGGACAGAGCCGCAGTGAGCAGGGACCGGCTGGCTCTTGGGCGAGAGAAAGCCAGACTGGAGAGACTTTTTGTACCCAAAGAGCGGACCGGGGACGTCACAGAGGACGGCAGCAAAACGAACGACTCAGACAACATCGACAGGAAGGAGAGGTTCCTCAACTCGTTTGAAAAACTCATTGAAaatttttga
- the si:dkeyp-38g8.5 gene encoding uncharacterized protein si:dkeyp-38g8.5 isoform X2, with translation MNLQHKMTHSQASKKWENLKKKYKLLKNPPDGVRLFPESWPHYKLMDDAMEGRLEGNAPILKAFPVDKNNKDFLTANPNPRKRKLSMVLNSSTASLVGGPEIEVSLNGDEDGEEDVAHEGSQEMDRIIQEVDNERDMMDSERLLMEREKEVMERERMVLQRERAVLDREIAAVDRERAALERERATVEREKALLEREKASLERDRAAVSRDRLALGREKARLERLFVPKERTGDVTEDGSKTNDSDNIDRKERFLNSFEKLIENF, from the exons ATGAACTTGCAGCACAAGATGACCCACAGCCAGGCATCCAAAAAATGGGAAAAcctgaaaaagaaatacaag CTCCTAAAGAACCCTCCGGATGGGGTCAGATTGTTCCCTGAAAGTTGGCCTCATTACAAACTGATGGACGACGCCATGGAGGGTCGATTGGAAGGCAACGCCCCCATCCTCAAGGCCTTCCCcgttgacaaaaacaacaaggatTTTTTGACAGCGAACCCCAACCCCAGAAAGAGGAAGCTTTCAATGGTTTTGAACTCCTCTACGGCTTCTTTGGTGGGCGGGCCCGAGATTGAGGTTTCCCTGAATGGAGACGAGGACGGGGAGGAGGACGTGGCGCACGAGGGAAGCCAGGAAATGGATCGCATCATCCAAGAGGTGGACAATGAGAGGGACATGATGGACAGCGAGAGGCTGCTGATGGAAAGGGAGAAAGAGGTGATGGAGAGGGAACGGATGGTGCTGCAGAGGGAGAGGGCCGTGTTGGATCGGGAGATTGCTGCTGTGGACCGAGAAAGAGCCgcgctggagagagagagggcgacaGTTGAGAGAGAAAAGGCGCTGTTGGAAAGGGAGAAGGCGTCGTTGGAGAGGGACAGAGCCGCAGTGAGCAGGGACCGGCTGGCTCTTGGGCGAGAGAAAGCCAGACTGGAGAGACTTTTTGTACCCAAAGAGCGGACCGGGGACGTCACAGAGGACGGCAGCAAAACGAACGACTCAGACAACATCGACAGGAAGGAGAGGTTCCTCAACTCGTTTGAAAAACTCATTGAAaatttttga